The DNA window GCTGAGTACAAAGAAAAGTACGGCTACACCAAAAAGACCTCCCTGGTCTGCAAAAGCCTCGCTCGTGAACGCCGTAAGAAAATGGCCGACATGCGCCTTTGGGAACGCCGCGGTCAGAGCAAATAGTTCACTACCCGCTGTTCCGATTTTTCCAAGCCCGATCCTCGATCGGGCTTTTTTTGTGCCTATTAGGCTGTGGATGGGTGTGGGAGAAGGATGTTGGGGGCCAGCCCCAGCGCGCTAGCGCTGGATGGGTGGGAGGGAGAAGTTGGGGGCCAGCCCCCAAACCCCCGCGTAAGGGAATGATTCCCTTACGTATCCTCATCGAGTTTAAAAGCCGTTCAAGCTTCGCTTGGACGGCTTTTAAACTTGTTGGGGCTGCCTAAAGCGGCTTCTTTCTCTTTCCCGTGCGTTGCCACCATTTTCTTTCTGAACGCTTGCGTTCAAAAAGAAAATAAGTGCGGCAGAAAAGGCAGAAGAACACGCGTTCGGGAAATGCCCACTAGGCCAAAATTAAGGGCCGGATGTAAGGGAAAGCCAACGGCTTTCACACATCCGGCCCTTAATTTTGGGCGATAGCGGGATTCCCAAGGGCCTCGTCCTTGGGCGGGGCAAGGGGCAGCGCCCCTTGCAGGGTTTGGGGCAGCGCCCCAATACCCCCCCCGCCGACCCACGTGTTCCTTGCACCCACATGCAACAGCTTGCTCTTGAGGGGTGTGGCGAGTAATTTGTGGGCTTGAATTTATAGACGTGGGACGAAGGAATGAAAGAGAACATACAGTTTCGATTTGAAGATGTGTCGTTTGCATTTCCAGAGAGCCACCCGACACTGCTTCACGCCTCTCTTGAGCTGGAGCGTGGGAGCTTTGTACTGATAGGTGGCCCGTCGGGTTCTGGCAAATCAACAATGCTTCGGCTGTTCAACAGACTGCTGGAGCCGCAGTACGGTGCGATATACTACGAGGGCAAAGCGCTTGGCGAATATAGCCCGACGACACTCCGCCGGGAGGTTGTGACGGTTGGGCAAATACCGGCGCTGGTTCCTGGTACAGTGCGGGACAATTTGCTGTTGCCGTTTGCATTCCGGGCGAATTCCGGATTGGCGAAACCTGATGATGCGAAGCTGCTGCACTGGATGGAGCGCTTGCTTCTCCGGGGTGTGAAGCTGACAGATAAGGCGTCGAGCCTGTCCGTGGGGCAGCGCCAGAGGCTGTGCCTGATTCGAACACTGCTGCTTGAGCCAAAGGTGATGCTGATGGACGAGCCGACGAGCGCGCTTGATCCAGAGAGCCGACAGATCGTGGAGAAGACAGCTGAGGGGCTGTGTAGAGAGCAGGGAACGACCGTTGTTATGGTGACGCATTTGCTGTTTGAACTGGAAAAAATCCGACCGATGCTGCTGCACCTTGAGGGCGGAAAACTGGAGTGCCGATCATGAATGAAGTGATAGCCGGACCTCATGTTATTGGGCCGATGCAGCTGGCGATATCTCTTGTTTTTGTGTGTATCGCAGGGGGAATTTCCATTGCATACCAGCTGGGGCTGTCCAAGACCCTGTTTGTAGGTACAGTGCGAACATTCGCCCAGCTTTTCCTGATGGGCTATGCCCTGAAATACATTTTTCAGCTTGATATGGGGCTGCCTGTTGTGGGTGTGCTGGCGCTGATGATCGCGGCAGCCGCACATATTGTCCACGGGCGAGTTCCGGAAAAAGATGTTGCTTATGGCCTGCCTGTCTTTGGGGCGATGCTGGGAAGCTACATCGTTGTGACCGTTGGAGTGACGAGCTTTGTGGTAGGGGCAAAACCGTGGTGGGAACCGCAATACTTCCTGACGCTGGGCGGCATGATTGCGGGGAACTCTATGAATGCTCTGGCAATTTCTCTGGAACGACTTTTTTCGAATTTGCGACAGCGAAGAGAAGAAGTCGAGATGAAGCTTACATTGGGGGCAGATTACCGCGAGGCGAGTAATGATATTGCCCGTGAGGCCATCCGGGCTGGCATGATCCCCTCAATCAACGCGATGATGGGCGTGGGGCTGGTGTCGATTCCAGGCATGATGACAGGCCAGATCATAGCGGGGGCGGACCCGGCAGAAGCGTGTAAATATCAGATTGTGGTGATGCTGATGCTGACGGCGTCAACAGCAATATCGTCAATTCTGGTGGTGTTTCTGGCGAGAAAGATGTGCTTTGGAAAAGCGCAGCAACTGGTGCTGAAACCAGAACATGACTAATTTTGTGGTTAAAAATGGCCCGGGGCAGAGCGCTCCGGGCCTTTGTTTTTTTAGGGAAGGACAATCGGGAAGTCGGGGGTAAAGGTGGTCATGGTCTTTAAGAATTCGGCAAACTTCCCTTGCGCTCCTTCAACTGTGAGCGTGCCGTTCTTGATCTCTTCGGCAATCTTGCTTTCGCCAAGAACAAGCCTGTCGAGGGCTTCGCGATCAATGGCAATGCTGCTGTCAAATTCAGCGTCGGGCTTTTTGGCGACCTGAAGGTGATTCAGAACATTGTTCTTGGCGTCAAGAATGAAGTTTTCGTCTTTAAGTTCTGAGTTCTCCGGATGCCGAATCGTGACGTAGAAACTGTAGGCAGAGTCTCCGAATTTCTCGGGATTGATGCGAATGCTGGTGAAATCAAACAGCATGGACGGAGTCATGGCTCGAATGATGTCTGGGCTTGCTGTTTCCGGGGCTGCTTCCTGAATCTGCTTGTCACTGCGCAGGTCTTGCGCGCCAGAGAGATAGAAGTTGCGCCACGGGCCGGATTCGGCCTGATAGCCAAGCTGCTCAAGAGCGTCTGCGGCAAGGTTGCGGGCGTCCATGTTTTTAGGTTCGGCAAAAATGACGTGCTTGAGCACCTGCGCAACCCAGCGATAGTGCCCTGCGTCAAAGTCCTGCTTTGCCTGTTCAATGATCTTGGCTGCACCGCCCATGTACTTGACGTAAAGCGGGTCTGCGTCTTTTTGCTGCAAGATGTGCAGGGTGCATGGGTTGCCGTCAAACCAGCCGAGATGAAGGACGTAGGTCGCTTTGACGTTGTGATACAGCGTTCCATAATAGCCACGCATGGCCCAAAAATGCTCAAGCTCTTTGGGAAAATGCACCATTTCCGGAATTTCGTTGAGCGTGTAGCCCATGTTTGCAAAATGCAAGGTCTGGTCGTTGATAAAGCGGTAGCCATCACGGGTGAGACGCAGGGTGCGAAGAATGTCTTCCTTGCCCCAGTCCGGCCAGTGATGCATGCCATACAGCACGTCTGCCTTGTCGGCCCAAAGCTGAATGGTCTGGTTCATGTACTTTGACCAGGCCAGAGGATCGCGAATCTTTGCGCCGCGCAGAGAGTAGGTGTTGTGCATGGTGTGCGAGCAGTTCTCGGCTGCGGTCAGGGCGCGAAGCTCGGAAATGTACCAGTGCATTTCTGCAGGGGCTTCGGTGTGCGGGGTGAGGAGAAATTCAAAATGCAGGCCGTCAATGACCTCTTTTTGAATGTCTTTGGTGATGACGTTGGTCGGAGCAATGAGTCCTACGTGCCCGGTGGATGTGGTCATGCCAAGGCCCGCACCAATCTGTCCCTTTGGTCCGGGAGGAAGCAGGTTGCCATACATGTAGCCTGCACGGCGGGACATGGCGTTGCCTGCGTAGACGTTTTCGGAAACTGCGGCTTCCATGAAGCCAGCCGGGGCGTAAATCTTAATTTTGCCGTCGATGACGTCTTTTTCGTCGATGATGCCGCGAACGCCACCAAAGTGGTCAACGTGGCTGTGCGAGTAGATGACGGCGACGATTTTCTTGGCCCCGTCCGGATTACGCTCGGAATTGTACAGGTCCATGGCGTAGCGGGCTGTTTCTTCGCAGATAAGCGGGTCTGCGACGATAAGCCCGGTGTCACCCTCGTAAATAGTCATGTTCGACAGGTCAGCATTTCGTACCTGATAGAGACGGTCCGTAACCTTGAACAGGCCGCCAATCATCACGAGCTGAGACTGCCGCCACAGGGAGGGATTCACTGTGCGCGGAGGCGCCATTTTGTTGTTGATGAAGGCATATTTCTTCATGTCCCAGACAAGTCCGTGCTCTCCCTGAACCTGTCCGCCTTCGGGCAAGGCCCTGATGAATCCCTTTTGGGCGTTCTCAAAGTCCTTGGTGTCCCCAAAGTTGAGGAGCTGTTTTACTGCGTCGTTGGCTTTGACGGTGACTTCTGTTGCATCCTTTGCTCCGGGAGGGTCCTGTGCGGCCATGCCCGTGAGTGGGGCAAGAAACAGGCCGCAGCAGACGAGCCAAAGGGTGATGCGGCGATAGAG is part of the Desulfobaculum bizertense DSM 18034 genome and encodes:
- a CDS encoding alkyl/aryl-sulfatase, translating into MLYRRITLWLVCCGLFLAPLTGMAAQDPPGAKDATEVTVKANDAVKQLLNFGDTKDFENAQKGFIRALPEGGQVQGEHGLVWDMKKYAFINNKMAPPRTVNPSLWRQSQLVMIGGLFKVTDRLYQVRNADLSNMTIYEGDTGLIVADPLICEETARYAMDLYNSERNPDGAKKIVAVIYSHSHVDHFGGVRGIIDEKDVIDGKIKIYAPAGFMEAAVSENVYAGNAMSRRAGYMYGNLLPPGPKGQIGAGLGMTTSTGHVGLIAPTNVITKDIQKEVIDGLHFEFLLTPHTEAPAEMHWYISELRALTAAENCSHTMHNTYSLRGAKIRDPLAWSKYMNQTIQLWADKADVLYGMHHWPDWGKEDILRTLRLTRDGYRFINDQTLHFANMGYTLNEIPEMVHFPKELEHFWAMRGYYGTLYHNVKATYVLHLGWFDGNPCTLHILQQKDADPLYVKYMGGAAKIIEQAKQDFDAGHYRWVAQVLKHVIFAEPKNMDARNLAADALEQLGYQAESGPWRNFYLSGAQDLRSDKQIQEAAPETASPDIIRAMTPSMLFDFTSIRINPEKFGDSAYSFYVTIRHPENSELKDENFILDAKNNVLNHLQVAKKPDAEFDSSIAIDREALDRLVLGESKIAEEIKNGTLTVEGAQGKFAEFLKTMTTFTPDFPIVLP
- a CDS encoding ABC transporter ATP-binding protein, yielding MKENIQFRFEDVSFAFPESHPTLLHASLELERGSFVLIGGPSGSGKSTMLRLFNRLLEPQYGAIYYEGKALGEYSPTTLRREVVTVGQIPALVPGTVRDNLLLPFAFRANSGLAKPDDAKLLHWMERLLLRGVKLTDKASSLSVGQRQRLCLIRTLLLEPKVMLMDEPTSALDPESRQIVEKTAEGLCREQGTTVVMVTHLLFELEKIRPMLLHLEGGKLECRS
- a CDS encoding ABC transporter permease, whose amino-acid sequence is MNEVIAGPHVIGPMQLAISLVFVCIAGGISIAYQLGLSKTLFVGTVRTFAQLFLMGYALKYIFQLDMGLPVVGVLALMIAAAAHIVHGRVPEKDVAYGLPVFGAMLGSYIVVTVGVTSFVVGAKPWWEPQYFLTLGGMIAGNSMNALAISLERLFSNLRQRREEVEMKLTLGADYREASNDIAREAIRAGMIPSINAMMGVGLVSIPGMMTGQIIAGADPAEACKYQIVVMLMLTASTAISSILVVFLARKMCFGKAQQLVLKPEHD